In one Sulfitobacter sp. LCG007 genomic region, the following are encoded:
- a CDS encoding energy-coupling factor ABC transporter permease, producing the protein MHIEPGVVTGAKLALSYATAAGAALHTLKLGAQTLSERGLPSLIARTTISTVLVFCFFEVLPHYPVGVSEVHLILGSTLFLLFGAAPAAMGLMLGLLAQGLFFAPFDLPQYGMNVTTLLVPLFGLQWVAHRVIAPGTAYVDLAYGQALRLSLTYQGGVVAWVAFWAIYGHGFAAANIAAVSTFGAAYMLVVILEPLVDLAVLAGAKALRGLDRSGLVTPRLFSAA; encoded by the coding sequence ATGCATATCGAACCTGGCGTCGTCACAGGTGCCAAACTTGCCCTCAGCTACGCCACCGCCGCCGGTGCCGCGCTCCATACCCTGAAGCTGGGGGCGCAGACGCTTTCCGAGCGCGGGCTGCCCTCGCTGATTGCGCGCACGACGATCTCGACGGTGCTCGTGTTCTGCTTCTTCGAGGTCCTGCCGCACTATCCCGTGGGCGTTTCCGAGGTCCACCTCATTCTCGGCTCGACCCTGTTCCTGCTCTTCGGCGCCGCGCCAGCCGCCATGGGCCTGATGCTGGGTCTGCTGGCCCAGGGCCTGTTCTTCGCGCCCTTCGATCTGCCGCAATACGGCATGAACGTCACGACCCTGCTGGTGCCGCTTTTCGGTCTCCAGTGGGTGGCGCACCGGGTCATCGCGCCGGGAACGGCCTATGTGGATCTTGCGTATGGCCAGGCTCTCAGACTTTCGCTGACCTATCAGGGCGGCGTCGTTGCATGGGTCGCGTTCTGGGCGATCTACGGTCATGGCTTTGCCGCCGCCAACATCGCCGCGGTCTCGACCTTTGGTGCCGCCTACATGCTGGTCGTCATCCTCGAGCCGCTCGTCGACCTGGCCGTTCTGGCCGGCGCCAAGGCGCTGCGCGGCCTCGACCGGTCGGGGCTGGTCACACCGCGCCTGTTTTCCGCCGCCTGA
- a CDS encoding zinc ABC transporter substrate-binding protein encodes MAASALLPAAARAAGVARPLAVVATTGMIADGVARIGGDQVEIHGLMGAGVDPHSYRQTRSDIVAMSRADLVLWHGLYLEAQMEEFFADLSRKREVVAVAEVLTADRLLSHPAYEGRYDPHVWMAPPLWGDVLAGIADVLVAKRPEAEELFASNRDDLLSDVAGIDAYARHIFARLDPEQRVLVTAHDAFSYFGREYGFEVIGIQGISTESEAGLNRVGELVDLLVERGIRAAFVESSVSDRNIRALIEGAAARGHEVKIGGELFSDAMGVPGTYEGTYIGMMDHNLTTIARALGADVDPLGWQGKLRAGS; translated from the coding sequence ATGGCTGCTTCGGCGCTGCTTCCGGCGGCGGCTCGCGCGGCGGGGGTCGCTCGTCCGCTTGCGGTGGTTGCGACCACGGGCATGATCGCGGATGGCGTGGCGCGCATCGGGGGCGACCAGGTGGAGATCCACGGGCTGATGGGCGCAGGGGTCGATCCGCACAGCTATCGCCAGACCCGCAGCGACATCGTCGCGATGAGCCGCGCCGATCTTGTGCTTTGGCACGGACTTTATCTCGAAGCGCAGATGGAGGAATTCTTCGCCGACCTTTCCCGCAAGCGCGAGGTGGTTGCGGTTGCCGAGGTGCTGACTGCGGACAGGTTGCTGAGCCATCCCGCGTACGAGGGCCGCTACGATCCGCATGTCTGGATGGCGCCGCCTCTCTGGGGCGACGTTCTGGCGGGAATCGCGGACGTCCTGGTCGCAAAGAGGCCCGAGGCTGAAGAGCTTTTCGCCTCCAACCGCGACGATCTGCTGTCCGATGTGGCAGGTATCGACGCCTATGCACGCCACATCTTCGCAAGGCTCGATCCTGAGCAGCGGGTGCTGGTCACGGCACATGACGCCTTCAGCTACTTCGGCCGTGAATACGGCTTCGAGGTCATCGGCATCCAGGGCATCTCGACCGAGAGCGAGGCGGGTCTGAACCGGGTCGGTGAATTGGTGGACCTCCTGGTGGAACGGGGAATCAGGGCGGCCTTTGTCGAAAGCTCGGTTTCGGACCGCAACATCCGCGCGCTGATCGAAGGCGCCGCCGCGCGCGGCCACGAGGTGAAGATCGGCGGAGAGCTCTTCTCGGACGCGATGGGCGTGCCGGGCACCTACGAGGGCACCTACATCGGCATGATGGATCACAACCTGACGACCATCGCGCGCGCGCTTGGGGCAGATGTCGATCCGCTCGGCTGGCAGGGAAAATTGAGGGCCGGTAGCTGA
- a CDS encoding metal ABC transporter ATP-binding protein: MTLSIIPSGGDAPNHDRADCPLAVRGLTVSYGQKPAIFSVDMTVKPRAMTAIVGPNGAGKSTLLKTALGILEPLAGQVTVFGRPVDDMRDRIAYVPQRASVDWDFPTRVIDVVLMGFYRKLGLLGRVRAGHRNTAMACLARVGMEDFATRQIGQLSGGQQQRVFLARALAQEADLYLLDEPFAGVDAATEKAIITVLKDLRDAGRTVVAVHHDLSTLAEYFDEVFLINTRRIAEGPVAETFTAENLQATYGGRIAQAQMARLAGA, from the coding sequence GTGACGCTTTCGATTATCCCTTCCGGCGGCGACGCCCCGAACCATGATCGTGCGGACTGCCCCCTTGCGGTGCGCGGCCTGACCGTATCTTACGGACAGAAGCCCGCGATATTCTCGGTCGACATGACCGTGAAGCCCCGCGCGATGACGGCCATCGTCGGGCCGAACGGTGCGGGAAAGTCCACCCTGCTCAAGACGGCCCTGGGCATTCTCGAGCCGCTCGCCGGGCAGGTGACGGTCTTCGGGCGCCCGGTGGACGACATGCGCGACCGGATCGCCTACGTGCCGCAGCGCGCCAGCGTGGACTGGGATTTTCCGACCCGCGTCATCGACGTGGTGCTGATGGGATTTTATCGCAAGCTGGGCCTGCTGGGACGGGTCCGGGCGGGGCACAGGAACACGGCCATGGCATGTCTCGCCCGGGTCGGCATGGAGGATTTCGCGACCCGCCAGATCGGTCAGCTTTCCGGCGGTCAGCAGCAACGCGTCTTCCTGGCCCGCGCGCTGGCGCAGGAGGCCGACCTCTATCTGCTGGACGAACCTTTCGCCGGAGTCGACGCGGCGACGGAAAAGGCGATCATCACGGTGCTGAAGGACCTGCGCGATGCCGGCCGTACGGTGGTGGCCGTGCACCATGACCTCAGCACGTTAGCGGAGTATTTCGACGAGGTCTTCCTGATCAACACCCGCCGCATCGCCGAGGGCCCGGTCGCCGAGACCTTCACGGCCGAGAACCTGCAGGCCACCTACGGCGGTCGCATCGCGCAGGCGCAGATGGCCCGGCTGGCCGGAGCCTGA
- a CDS encoding metal ABC transporter permease has product MLFDALSLQLGYNATLVTLGAMLLGMAAGVGGTFLFLRKRALVSDAVSHATLPGVGIAFIVMVALGGDGRNLPGLLAGAALSSTAGLVLIDWLTRRTRLAEDSAIGAVLSVFFGFGVVLLTVIQTMTSGRQAGLEGFLLGSTAGMLRTDAQIIAVSAALTLALVLLLRRPLTLAAFDPEYARATGQNVARTDLAMMGLVLAVTVVGLKIVGLIMIVALLIVPPVTARFWTERTDGVLLIAGMLGGVSAYVGAALSAALPGIPTGPIIVLVGFALFLVSLLFAPQRGVLSAVLRHRAYQKAVHLRQGLLAVAQGQQIYERLTLRLLIRAGWAKPDGVATEQGRGRAARALLDETRWQIVRRDPALEAAAALYDGLRDIETVLTPDQIATIDARIPAPRAVKS; this is encoded by the coding sequence ATGCTCTTCGACGCGCTGAGCCTGCAGCTTGGCTACAACGCCACCCTCGTCACACTGGGGGCCATGCTGCTCGGCATGGCCGCGGGCGTCGGGGGTACCTTCCTGTTCCTGCGCAAGCGCGCTCTGGTCAGCGACGCGGTCAGTCATGCCACCCTTCCTGGCGTGGGCATCGCCTTCATCGTCATGGTCGCGCTGGGGGGGGACGGGAGGAACCTGCCCGGCCTTCTCGCCGGCGCGGCCCTGTCTTCCACGGCGGGACTCGTTCTGATCGACTGGCTGACACGGCGCACCCGGCTGGCCGAGGATTCGGCCATCGGTGCGGTGCTGTCGGTCTTCTTCGGCTTCGGTGTGGTGCTGCTGACCGTCATCCAGACCATGACGTCAGGCCGGCAGGCGGGCCTCGAAGGCTTCCTGCTGGGATCCACCGCGGGCATGCTGCGGACTGACGCCCAGATCATCGCCGTCTCGGCCGCCCTGACACTGGCGCTTGTCCTGCTTCTGCGACGCCCGCTCACGCTTGCCGCCTTCGATCCGGAATATGCGCGGGCGACCGGGCAGAACGTTGCGCGCACCGACCTCGCGATGATGGGGCTGGTGCTTGCCGTCACGGTTGTCGGGCTAAAGATCGTCGGGCTGATCATGATCGTGGCGCTTCTGATCGTGCCGCCCGTCACGGCGCGGTTCTGGACCGAGCGGACGGACGGCGTTCTGCTGATCGCGGGGATGCTCGGGGGGGTATCGGCCTATGTGGGCGCGGCACTTTCGGCAGCCCTGCCGGGCATTCCCACCGGGCCGATCATCGTGCTGGTGGGTTTCGCGCTCTTTCTCGTCTCGCTCCTGTTCGCCCCCCAGCGCGGGGTGCTTTCGGCCGTGCTGCGCCACCGCGCCTACCAGAAGGCGGTCCATCTGCGGCAGGGTCTGCTGGCCGTCGCGCAGGGTCAGCAGATCTACGAGCGCCTGACCCTGCGCCTGCTCATACGCGCAGGCTGGGCCAAACCGGACGGCGTGGCGACGGAACAGGGCCGGGGCCGCGCCGCCCGGGCGTTGCTTGACGAGACGCGCTGGCAGATCGTCCGGCGCGATCCGGCGCTCGAGGCGGCGGCGGCGCTCTATGACGGGTTGCGCGACATCGAAACGGTGCTGACACCCGACCAGATCGCCACGATAGACGCGCGCATCCCGGCGCCAAGGGCGGTGAAGTCATGA
- a CDS encoding metal ABC transporter permease encodes MNGAEFVPLSLVPMLIGVCVAVACALPGNFLVLRRQALIGDAISHVVLPGIVAGFLVTGMVSTWPMMLGAAAAAVVAVIAIEAVRRLGRIEPGAAMGVVFTAMFAGGVLLLELSDTSQVHLDVEHALYGNLESLIWLDASGWSSLVDPAALKGLPPELGRMAAALLGVMLFLAIFWRPLKISTFDEGFARTMGVRTGVLGLALVIVSAMAAVAAFDAVGSIIVIAMFICPPATARMLTNRLGVQVALSAGLAALSAVLGYVLAGYGPLWLGYADSVSAAGMIATVSGLLLMLAATIGPHRRRGGAAIALSPRAVPRAPRP; translated from the coding sequence ATGAACGGCGCCGAATTCGTCCCCCTTTCGCTGGTGCCGATGCTGATCGGGGTCTGCGTCGCCGTCGCCTGCGCGCTGCCGGGCAATTTCCTCGTCCTGCGACGGCAGGCGCTGATTGGAGACGCAATCAGCCATGTCGTGCTTCCGGGCATTGTGGCGGGTTTCCTCGTGACCGGCATGGTTTCGACCTGGCCGATGATGCTGGGTGCCGCGGCGGCGGCGGTCGTCGCGGTGATCGCCATCGAGGCCGTCCGCCGATTGGGCCGGATCGAGCCGGGCGCGGCGATGGGCGTGGTCTTCACCGCGATGTTCGCGGGCGGTGTCCTGCTTCTGGAACTGTCGGATACCTCGCAGGTGCATCTCGACGTCGAGCACGCGCTTTATGGCAACCTCGAAAGCCTGATCTGGCTCGACGCGTCCGGCTGGTCCTCGCTGGTCGATCCGGCCGCCCTGAAGGGCCTCCCGCCAGAGCTTGGACGCATGGCCGCGGCGCTGTTGGGCGTGATGCTGTTTCTCGCGATCTTCTGGCGTCCGCTCAAGATCTCGACCTTCGACGAAGGCTTCGCGCGAACCATGGGTGTGCGGACCGGTGTGCTGGGCCTTGCGCTGGTCATCGTATCCGCCATGGCCGCCGTCGCCGCCTTCGACGCGGTGGGCAGCATCATCGTCATCGCCATGTTCATATGCCCGCCCGCCACGGCGCGGATGCTGACGAACCGTCTTGGCGTGCAGGTCGCCTTGTCCGCCGGCCTGGCCGCGCTGTCCGCCGTGCTTGGATATGTCCTGGCGGGATATGGACCGCTCTGGCTGGGCTATGCGGACTCGGTTTCCGCCGCCGGCATGATAGCGACCGTCTCGGGCCTGCTGCTGATGCTCGCCGCTACCATCGGCCCGCATCGACGGCGCGGCGGCGCGGCGATTGCCCTCAGTCCGCGCGCAGTGCCCCGGGCCCCTCGCCCCTAG
- the uraH gene encoding hydroxyisourate hydrolase: MAGGYLTTHVLDTARGKPASGIAIALYRVSGNSHRKIAEAVTNADGRTDSPILGPRAFRAGTYEMIFDTGAYLDAQGVAPEDPRFLDVIPIRFGVSDAESHYHVPLLLSPYGYSTYRGS; the protein is encoded by the coding sequence ATGGCAGGCGGATATCTCACGACCCACGTTCTGGACACCGCGCGAGGCAAGCCCGCGTCGGGCATCGCGATCGCGCTCTATCGGGTGTCGGGCAACAGCCATCGCAAGATCGCCGAGGCGGTCACGAACGCAGACGGCCGCACCGACTCGCCAATCCTTGGGCCCAGGGCGTTCAGGGCAGGCACCTACGAGATGATCTTCGACACCGGCGCCTATCTCGACGCGCAGGGCGTCGCGCCGGAAGATCCGCGCTTTCTCGACGTCATCCCGATCCGCTTCGGAGTCTCCGACGCCGAGAGCCACTATCACGTGCCCCTCCTGCTCTCGCCCTACGGATACTCGACCTATCGCGGAAGCTAG
- the puuE gene encoding allantoinase PuuE produces the protein MNRYPRDFCGYGETPPDAAWPGGARIAVQFVLNYEEGGENSLLHGDAASEAFLSEIVGGQPWPGKRHWNMESIYDYGARAGFWRLHRLFTGAGIPLTIYGVASALARAPEQVEAMKSAGWEIASHGLKWIDYKDHSEADEAADMAEAIRLHTEVVGAPPRGWYTGRCSMNTVRLATETGIFDYISDTYDDDLPYWTRQGARDQLIIPYTLDCNDMRFATPQGFNSGDQFFAYLRDTFDTLYEEGAAGAAKMMNIGLHCRLVGRPGRIRALKRFIEHVKSFEGVWCARRIDIAEHWRHVHPPHRRTRPSQMPKDRFVETFGGVFEHSPWIAEAAWSLELGPAHDTPGGLHNAFARIFRSANNDQRLGVLKAHPDLAGKLAAARRLTAESSAEQAGAGLDALTDEERRNFETLNHVYVEKHGFPFIIAVKDHDKAGILRAFRRRVDNDTETEFAEACRQVERIARLRLETLL, from the coding sequence GTGAACAGATATCCCCGCGACTTTTGCGGATACGGAGAAACGCCGCCGGATGCGGCCTGGCCCGGTGGTGCGCGTATCGCCGTCCAGTTCGTGCTGAACTACGAGGAAGGCGGCGAGAACAGCCTGCTGCACGGCGACGCGGCGTCCGAGGCGTTCCTGTCGGAAATCGTCGGTGGCCAGCCCTGGCCGGGCAAGCGCCACTGGAACATGGAATCGATCTACGACTACGGCGCCCGCGCGGGTTTCTGGCGGCTGCACCGTCTCTTCACCGGGGCGGGCATTCCGCTGACCATCTACGGTGTGGCCTCGGCCCTTGCCCGCGCGCCCGAGCAGGTCGAGGCAATGAAGTCCGCCGGCTGGGAGATCGCCAGCCACGGTCTGAAATGGATCGACTACAAGGACCATTCCGAGGCCGACGAGGCCGCCGACATGGCCGAGGCGATCCGGCTTCATACCGAGGTCGTGGGCGCGCCGCCGCGCGGCTGGTATACGGGGCGCTGCTCGATGAATACTGTGCGTCTTGCCACCGAGACGGGGATCTTCGACTACATCTCCGACACCTATGACGACGATCTGCCCTACTGGACCAGGCAGGGGGCGCGCGACCAGCTGATCATTCCCTACACGCTCGACTGCAACGACATGCGCTTTGCGACGCCGCAAGGTTTCAACTCGGGCGACCAGTTCTTCGCCTATCTGCGCGACACTTTCGACACGCTCTACGAGGAAGGCGCGGCGGGCGCGGCGAAGATGATGAACATCGGCCTGCATTGCCGCCTTGTCGGCAGGCCGGGGCGCATCCGCGCGCTGAAGCGCTTCATCGAGCATGTGAAGAGCTTCGAGGGTGTCTGGTGCGCGCGTCGCATCGACATCGCCGAACACTGGCGACACGTGCATCCGCCGCATCGGCGCACGCGCCCGTCGCAGATGCCGAAGGATCGGTTCGTCGAGACCTTTGGCGGCGTCTTCGAGCATTCGCCTTGGATCGCGGAAGCAGCCTGGTCCCTGGAACTGGGACCTGCCCATGACACGCCCGGCGGATTGCACAACGCCTTCGCGCGCATCTTCCGCTCTGCCAACAACGATCAGAGACTCGGCGTCTTGAAGGCCCATCCCGATCTGGCGGGCAAGCTGGCAGCGGCGCGCCGTCTGACCGCGGAAAGCAGCGCGGAACAGGCGGGCGCGGGTCTTGACGCGCTGACCGACGAGGAGCGGCGAAACTTCGAGACCCTTAACCACGTGTATGTGGAGAAACATGGTTTTCCCTTCATCATCGCGGTGAAGGACCATGACAAGGCGGGCATCCTGCGCGCTTTCAGGAGACGTGTCGATAACGATACCGAGACCGAATTCGCCGAGGCCTGTCGGCAGGTGGAGCGAATCGCGCGGCTGAGACTGGAGACGCTGTTGTGA
- a CDS encoding bifunctional allantoicase/(S)-ureidoglycine aminohydrolase yields MSYAFPEGGLPDQTGDPEGIAVFTEAYAVLPAVTHTDIVTSYLPGWNRSRAWILARPLSGFAETFAQYAVEVAPGGGSDTPEPDRSAQGVLFVASGSGQVVLDGTRYDLTGGSYVYIAPGVAWTIHNPGDVPLRFHWIRKSYQPVPGLEPPESFVGSDREVAPIEMPDCGGVWATTRFVDPSDLRHDMHVNIVTLQPGGRIPFAETHVMEHGLYVLQGTAEYLLNKDWVTVGPGDFMWLRAFCPQACIATGDEPFRYLLYKDVNRHVKL; encoded by the coding sequence GTGAGCTATGCCTTTCCCGAGGGCGGCCTGCCCGACCAGACCGGCGATCCCGAAGGAATCGCGGTCTTCACCGAGGCCTACGCGGTGCTGCCTGCCGTCACGCATACCGATATCGTCACGAGCTACCTTCCGGGCTGGAACCGGTCCCGGGCCTGGATCCTTGCACGTCCGCTCAGCGGCTTCGCCGAAACCTTCGCGCAATATGCCGTCGAAGTGGCACCGGGGGGCGGTTCGGACACGCCCGAGCCGGATCGCTCGGCGCAGGGCGTGCTGTTTGTCGCCTCGGGGTCCGGGCAGGTTGTCCTTGACGGAACCCGGTACGATCTGACCGGGGGCAGCTACGTCTATATCGCTCCGGGCGTCGCGTGGACGATCCACAATCCGGGCGACGTTCCGCTTCGGTTCCACTGGATCCGCAAGAGCTATCAGCCTGTGCCCGGTCTCGAGCCGCCGGAGTCCTTCGTGGGTTCGGATCGCGAGGTCGCCCCCATCGAAATGCCGGATTGCGGCGGGGTCTGGGCCACGACGCGCTTCGTCGACCCGTCGGACCTGCGCCACGACATGCATGTCAACATCGTCACCTTGCAGCCCGGCGGACGCATTCCCTTCGCGGAAACCCATGTGATGGAACATGGGCTTTACGTGCTGCAGGGAACGGCGGAATATCTGCTGAACAAGGACTGGGTCACGGTCGGCCCCGGCGACTTCATGTGGCTGCGCGCCTTCTGTCCCCAGGCCTGTATCGCGACGGGCGACGAACCCTTCCGCTATCTGCTCTACAAGGATGTGAACCGGCACGTGAAGCTATGA
- a CDS encoding ureidoglycolate lyase yields the protein MTNVIRTRPMTAEAFAPFGDLLDAYGTRDHVINAGMCERFHDRARLDFGPGGRPGISIFDAVPRRLPYDCNLLERHPDGSQAFIPMTSNPFLVIVAQDLGGRPDRPLAFVTKPHQGINLHRGTWHGVLTPLHAPGLFAVVDRIGEGANLEEVRLDPPVRIVAG from the coding sequence ATGACCAACGTCATCCGCACCCGTCCCATGACAGCCGAGGCTTTCGCGCCCTTCGGCGATCTCCTGGATGCCTACGGAACCCGCGATCACGTGATCAATGCCGGCATGTGCGAGCGCTTTCACGACCGCGCAAGGCTCGACTTCGGCCCCGGAGGGCGCCCGGGGATCAGCATCTTCGACGCCGTGCCGCGCCGGCTGCCCTACGACTGCAACCTGCTCGAGCGGCATCCGGATGGAAGCCAGGCCTTTATTCCGATGACCTCGAACCCCTTCCTTGTCATCGTCGCACAGGATCTGGGCGGCAGGCCTGACCGGCCGCTCGCTTTTGTGACGAAGCCGCATCAGGGCATCAACCTGCATCGCGGAACCTGGCACGGCGTCTTGACGCCTTTGCATGCCCCCGGTCTCTTTGCTGTAGTGGACAGGATCGGAGAGGGTGCGAACCTCGAAGAGGTACGGCTCGATCCGCCGGTCCGGATCGTCGCCGGATAA
- a CDS encoding uracil-xanthine permease family protein: MTMHTIGTPQQLRDPDYTPPLAQAVPLGIQHVMAMFASNVTPSIIVAGAAGFGFGSNSPDFPVMIYMIQMSMLFAGVATLFQSIGFGPVGARLPIVQGTSFAFLPIMIPAVAGQGVAGIAGLMTGVVIGGIFHFCLGFVIGRIRFALPPLVTGLIVLMIGLSLIRVGIQYAAGGVPKLGTEDFGTLSMWFPALVVIVVTLCIKFFTKGLLSVSAVLLGLIAGYVVALLMGQVNFGNVGNAAVFAPPLPFRWGLEFNSAIILGMCFMAIISAIETVGDVSGITKGGAGREATDSEITGATFADGLGTAVAGVFGGLPNTSFSQNVGLISITGVMSRHVVTIGAVFLILCGLIPKVGAIVATVPINVLGGGVIIMFGMVSAAGVNMLSEVRWNRRNMVILAISLSVGFGLQLEPSALQHLGPTPQILLTSGLLPAAALSILLNLLLPEDID; the protein is encoded by the coding sequence ATGACCATGCATACCATCGGTACACCACAACAGCTGCGCGATCCGGATTACACGCCCCCGCTCGCTCAGGCGGTCCCGCTCGGGATCCAGCACGTCATGGCGATGTTCGCCTCGAACGTGACTCCGTCGATCATCGTCGCCGGGGCAGCGGGTTTCGGTTTCGGGTCGAATTCACCCGACTTTCCCGTGATGATCTACATGATCCAGATGTCGATGCTCTTTGCCGGCGTCGCCACGCTGTTCCAGTCCATCGGCTTCGGGCCGGTGGGCGCGCGTCTGCCGATCGTTCAGGGCACGAGCTTCGCCTTCCTGCCGATCATGATCCCCGCCGTCGCCGGACAGGGTGTCGCGGGCATCGCCGGGCTGATGACCGGCGTGGTCATCGGCGGCATCTTCCACTTCTGTCTCGGCTTCGTGATCGGGCGCATCCGCTTTGCCCTGCCGCCGCTGGTCACGGGCCTGATCGTGCTGATGATCGGGCTTTCGCTGATCCGGGTCGGTATACAGTATGCTGCGGGCGGCGTGCCGAAGCTCGGGACGGAGGATTTCGGAACGCTGTCGATGTGGTTCCCGGCGCTGGTGGTGATCGTGGTGACGCTCTGCATCAAGTTCTTCACCAAGGGGCTCTTGTCCGTCTCCGCCGTCCTGCTCGGGTTGATCGCGGGCTATGTGGTCGCCCTGCTGATGGGGCAGGTGAATTTCGGCAATGTGGGCAACGCCGCCGTCTTCGCACCGCCTCTGCCGTTTCGCTGGGGGCTTGAATTCAACTCCGCCATCATTCTCGGCATGTGTTTCATGGCCATCATCAGCGCCATCGAGACGGTGGGCGACGTGAGCGGCATCACCAAGGGCGGGGCCGGGCGCGAGGCAACCGACAGCGAGATCACCGGGGCGACCTTCGCGGACGGTCTGGGCACGGCTGTCGCCGGCGTCTTCGGAGGCCTCCCGAATACGTCGTTCAGCCAGAACGTCGGCCTGATCTCGATCACCGGGGTGATGAGCCGTCACGTCGTGACCATCGGGGCGGTCTTCCTGATCCTTTGCGGGCTGATCCCCAAGGTCGGCGCCATCGTGGCGACGGTGCCGATCAACGTGCTGGGCGGCGGCGTGATCATCATGTTCGGCATGGTGAGTGCCGCGGGGGTCAACATGCTCTCCGAGGTGCGCTGGAACCGGCGCAACATGGTCATCCTCGCGATCTCGCTATCGGTGGGCTTCGGCCTTCAGCTCGAACCCTCGGCGCTCCAGCATCTCGGGCCGACCCCCCAGATCCTGCTGACCAGCGGCCTGCTGCCCGCCGCGGCGCTGTCGATCCTTCTGAACCTGCTGCTCCCGGAGGATATCGACTGA
- a CDS encoding urate hydroxylase PuuD, with translation MYDLTAMAAWIEFAVRWVHVITAIAWIGSSFYFIALDLGLHRDRNLASGADGEEWQVHGGGFYHIQKYLIAPEQMPGDLVWFKWESYATWLSGFAMLVLIYYLGANFYLIDPAVMDLAPWQAIAISLASLGFGWIAYDRICKSRFGEDNTRLMVLLYVILVGMAWFYSSVFSGRAALLHLGAFTATIMSANVFMTIIPNQKIVVADLIAGRVPDAKYGKIAKQRSTHNNYLTLPVIFLMLSNHYPLAFATEYSWLIASLVFLMGVTIRHYFNSLHARRGNPHWTWAATAVIFIVIMWISTAPMFAKDEPAEAEGAGLRFAQAEGYGEVEDIVMGRCSMCHAAEPAWDGLLWPPKGVRLDTPYHITRNARAIYLQAGLSHAMPPANLSMIGPEERAAIVAWYEDAVRR, from the coding sequence ATGTACGACCTGACCGCCATGGCCGCCTGGATCGAATTCGCCGTGCGCTGGGTGCATGTGATCACCGCAATCGCCTGGATCGGTTCGTCCTTCTACTTCATCGCCCTCGATCTCGGCCTGCACCGCGACCGCAACCTCGCCTCGGGCGCGGACGGCGAGGAATGGCAGGTGCATGGCGGCGGTTTCTACCACATCCAGAAATACCTGATCGCCCCGGAGCAGATGCCCGGCGATCTGGTCTGGTTCAAGTGGGAGAGCTACGCCACCTGGCTCTCGGGCTTCGCGATGCTGGTACTGATCTATTACCTCGGGGCGAACTTCTACCTCATCGACCCGGCGGTGATGGACCTCGCGCCCTGGCAGGCGATCGCGATCTCGCTCGCCTCGCTCGGCTTCGGCTGGATCGCCTACGACCGCATCTGCAAGAGCCGCTTCGGCGAGGACAACACCCGGCTCATGGTGCTGCTTTACGTCATCCTCGTCGGGATGGCCTGGTTCTACAGTTCCGTCTTCTCCGGGCGGGCGGCGCTTCTGCACCTCGGGGCCTTCACCGCGACGATCATGAGCGCGAACGTCTTTATGACCATCATCCCGAACCAGAAGATCGTTGTGGCCGACCTGATCGCGGGCCGGGTGCCGGACGCAAAGTATGGCAAGATCGCCAAGCAGCGCAGCACGCATAACAACTATCTGACGCTTCCCGTGATCTTCCTGATGCTGTCGAACCACTACCCGCTGGCCTTCGCGACCGAGTACAGCTGGCTGATCGCGAGCCTCGTCTTCCTGATGGGCGTGACGATCCGGCATTACTTCAATTCGCTGCACGCGCGCCGTGGCAACCCGCACTGGACCTGGGCGGCGACGGCGGTGATCTTCATCGTGATCATGTGGATCTCGACCGCCCCCATGTTCGCGAAGGACGAGCCCGCAGAGGCCGAGGGCGCCGGTCTCCGCTTCGCGCAGGCGGAAGGCTACGGTGAGGTCGAGGATATCGTCATGGGTCGATGCAGCATGTGTCATGCGGCCGAGCCTGCCTGGGATGGCCTGCTTTGGCCGCCGAAGGGCGTGCGGCTCGATACGCCCTACCACATCACCCGCAATGCCCGGGCGATCTACCTGCAGGCCGGTCTGAGCCACGCAATGCCGCCGGCGAACCTGTCGATGATCGGCCCGGAAGAGCGTGCGGCAATCGTCGCCTGGTACGAGGATGCCGTGAGGCGGTAA